CCAGCCCGAACAGCCGCCGGAGCGCGCTGCGACGGTGGACGAACAGCGCCGTCCCGAGCAGGAGGTACAGGCCCGTGTAGGCGAGCAGGAGTTCCTCGCTCGAGATCGGCAGCGTCAGGACGTCCCTGATGAGCGCGAACTCGAGGACGACCTGGGAGATGAAGAGGGAGAAGAGGGCGATCGCCTCCCGGATCGAGATCTCGAAATTACAGAGGATCGCCAGCGCGAAGTACGACTGGGCGGCGGTGATCCAGATCTCCGCGGCCTGCCGGCTGTCGAAGGGGAGCGTGCCGTACGCGCCCAGCGCGATCGAGTAGACGACCGCGATGGTCCCGATCAGGAGCGTCCACTGGTTGAGCTTCGAGGAGATGAGCGCGTTGAACCCGGCCGTCGAGCGGGCCTTGTTGACCAGCACCGCGACGACGATCAGCTCCGGTGACTCGCTGGCCAGCGGCGCGACCCACTGGATCATGAAGAACTCGGGGATCCCGTTCTCGAGCCCGATCAGTTCGAGGCCGTGCGCGAAGGGCTCGACGGCGGTGAAGATCATCACCCCGGAGTAGCCGAAGAGGACGAGGACGGCCAGCGGTCGCCAGGGCCGGGCCCACCCCTGGAGGTACCGCGGTACGCCGACGGTGTGATCGCTCTGCTCGACGTCGGACTTGAGGATCAGCCCGATGTAGGCGACGTAGAGGCCCACGAGGAACAGGGTGTCGAACAGGCCGATGCCGCCGCCGAAGGGGACGGCGAACGCCCACGCGGTCGCGAGGAAGAGGAAGGTGATCTCCGTCGCGATGTCGTCGTCGAGCCGGACGGCGTCGCGCAGCCGACCGTCGCGCTGCTTTACCGCCGTGTCCTTCGTCTTGACCGCGCGCCAGACGGTGAACACGGCGATGCCGGCCCAGCCGATCCCGATGAGGATCCGGTTCGCGCCGGTCATGTTGGCGATGGCGAGGTTGGCGTCGTGGCAGGCGGCGGCCACGGGAGTCGCCTGGGCCTCGACCTGGGCGGCCGTCAGCCCGGCGCAGGCCTCGGCCGTCGCGCCGCCGGCCCCGGCGTTCCAGGCGTAGAGGGCGTCGACCGCGTACTCCGGGGCGACCGCGAGCACCGCGAGGACGGCGATGGCGAACGATCGCGGGACGTCCTTCTCCGCGGTCTCCGCGCCCCAGGCGAGCAGAAAGGAGGCGCCGAGGACGGCCACGCCGCTCAGAAGCACCGTCGTCGTCGTTCCCAGCCCCGTTCCCGTCACGCGGACGGCGACCCAGGGGAGCGTCAGCGACACCGTCGCCGCGACCGCGGTGAGCGGATGGCGAAGTCCCGTCACTACCCCGAGTCAACGGCCACCGGCAGGAAAAGGTTGCCAATCGGGGCCTCTCCGAGACGACGGCACACCGACACCCGTCGCGCCGGTCGGCCGGCACGCCTGCGGGCAGGCCCACCGCGGCGGGAGCGGTGCGATTATGCCGGTCCCCCGACTCGTCGCCGGTATGGACGTGTACGGACTGATCGGGAACCCGGTGGGCCACTCGCTGTCGCCGCCGATGCACGAGGCGGCCTACGCGGACCTGGGCATCGACGCGCGCTACGTCACATTCGAGCCGCCAGCCGACGCCGGGGCGGCCGCCGTCGAGGCCGCCGCCACGCTCGGCGTGTCGGGCCTGAACGTGACGATTCCGTTCAAGCAGGACGTGCTTACAGCGGTCGATCCCGACCCGCTGGCCGAGCGCATCGGCGCGGTCAACACGATCGACTTCGCGACCGATCCGCCGACCGGCTACAACACCGATTCGGTCGGTGCGACCCGGGCGCTGCGGTCGGGCGGCGTCGAACTGGACGGCCGGGCGGTCGTCGTCGGCGCCGGCGGCGCGGGTCGGGCGGTCGCGTTCGGCCTCGCAGACGAGGGGATGACGGTGGATATCGCCAACCGAACGGAGGAGACCGCCCACGACCTCGCCGCCGAGGTGCCGGACGCGACGGGGCACGGCCTCGACGCGCTCGGGGATCTCGTATCGGACGCGGACGTGCTCGTCAACTGCACGAGCGTCGGGATGAAGGAAGACCGGTCGCCGGTCCCGGCCGAGGCGCTCCACGCCGACCTCGGGGTGTTAGACGCCGTCTACGACCCGATCGAGACGCGGCTCCTGCGGGACGCGGCCGCGGCCGGGGCGACGACGGTCGACGGGGCCAGAATGCTGCTGTTCCAGGGCGTCGAGGCGTTCGAGCGCTGGACTGACCGCGACGCACCCGTCGAAAAAATGAACGTCGTTCTACGGGAGCGTCTTTAAGTATGCGGGTTGACTATATCCGACCATGGGGCTGTTCAAGATACTGAAGTCGGTCATCGGACTCGGCGGTTCCGGCTCGCGGACGGCGTCCGGGACGGCCGAGCCCGCGCCCGACAACGTCGACGTATCGGTCGAACACGAACCCGAGCCCGACGCAGAGACCGAAGCCGCGGTCAAGGGCACAGACGACGCGACCGCGACCGAGTCAGCCGACACCGAAGCCGCATCGACCCCGGCCACGGGAAGCGACCCCGACGCGACCGGCGAACCTGAGGACGAAGCAGAAGACGCAACTGAACCGGACGTCGAGGCGGACGACGGTCTGGACGCGGACGCCGACGAGTCGGACGCGGATACCGAACCCGAAGCCGATACTGAGGCGGACGCCGACGTGGAAGCGGACGAGGCAGACGTCGATGCGGACGCGGAGGACGCGGACGCCGACGTGGAGGCAGACGATGCGGACCTCGACCTCGAGAACGCCGACGCGGCCACGGACACGATCAAGGGCATCGGCCCGTCCTACGCGGAGACGCTGACGGATATCGGGATCGAGTCGGTCGGCGACCTCGCAGCGGCAGACGCCGCGGACGTGGCGGACCAGACCGACCTCTCGGAGAAGCGCGTCGGGCGCTGGATCGCCCGCGCACGCGGCGAAGACGAGTAGAACCGCAAAACGGTTACTCCTGTATCCACTCTCTGCGGGTAGATGACGACGCCGACGGTCGCGACCGACAGGGCCGCCTTTCGACGCGTCGCCGACGGCGTCGCCCCGGGGACGCGCGTCCCCGTCGAGTGCCGCGTCACCGTCGCCGACCCCTTCGAGGCCTACCGACGCGCCCGCACCGGGGACGGTGACGGGGGCACGTACCTCGAAACCACGGGCGGGCAGTCCGGCTGGGGCTACTTCGGCGTCGATCCGATCGACTGGGTGACCGTCGACCCTGGGGACGGCCCGGCGCTGGCCGCACTCGGCGAGCGCCTGGCCGCGGAATCGCTCGCCCGCGGCGACTGCGAGGTGCCCTACCCCTGCGGCGGAATCGGCTGGCTCTCCTACGACCTGGTCCGCGACCTCGAGGCGCTCCCGAGCGACGCCGAGCGCGACCGCGAGCTCCCGAGGTTGCAGTTGGCGCTGTACGACCGACTCGCGTCGTGGGAGGAACCGCGCGGCGAGGAGACTGAACTGCGGGTCACGGCCTGTCCGCGGGTCGATCCCGACGGCGAGCGAGGGCGATCGGTCGACGCGGCGTACGATCACGGGCTCGCACGGGCAGAGGACCTGATCGAGCGAGCCACGGCCGGCGATCCGTCGGTGGGGTCGCCGCCGGTCGACGCCGAGACCGCCCGGTTCGAGAGCGACTGCGGGCGGGCGGCGTTCGCCGACCGCGTCCGGCGGGTCAAGGAGTACGTCCGCGACGGCGAGACGTTCCAGGCCAACGTCTCCCAGCGCCTCCGGGCTCCCGCGGCCGTCCACCCGGTCGAGGCGTTCGACGCGCTCCGGAGAGTCAATCCCGCGCCCTACTCCGCGCTGGTGGAGTTCCCGGGCGTCGACCTGGTGAGCGCCAGCCCGGAGCTCCTGCTGGAACGTGAGGGCGACCGACTCGTGACCGAACCCATCGCGGGCACCCGGCCCCGGGGCGACACGCCGGGGGCAGACGAGCGGCTGGAACGGGACCTCCTGACCGACGAGAAGGAGCGGGCCGAGCACGCGATGCTCGTCGACCTGGAGCGCAACGACCTCGGGAAGGTCAGCGAGTACGGCAGCGTCGACGTGACCGACTACCGGCGCGTCGACCGCTACAGCGAGGTGATGCACCTCGTCTCCGAGGTCCGCGGGCGACTCCGGGAGGGCGCGGACCTGGCCGAGGCCATCGCGGCGGTATTCCCGGGCGGGACCATCACTGGGGCGCCCAAACCCCGGACGATGGAGATCATCGACGAAGTGGAAGCCACGCGCCGCGGCCCCTACACCGGGAGCGTCGGGATCTTCGGGTTCGACGGGCGAGCGACGCTGAACATCGTGATCCGGACGCTCGTGCGCTACGGCGACGAGTACCACCTCCGGGTCGGTGCCGGGATCGTTCACGACTCCGAGCCAGATAGGGAGTACGAGGAGACCCTCGACAAGGCGCGGGCCCTCGTCAGCGCGGTCGACGAGGCGCTCGGCCGGCGGGGCGATCTGGCCGTCGAGCGCACATCGGCCGACGGGGCGGAGTCGGCCGGCGAGACCGAGTCCGACGGCGAGGTGGAGTCGTGAGAGTCCTCGTGATCGACAACTACGACTCCTTCGCCTACAACCTCGTCCAGTACATCGGTGACGTCATCACGTCACCGGGCACCCCGACGCAGTCGGGGGACGTGGGCGAGGTCCTGACCGACCCCCAGTGGGGCGTCGCGGACGATGGAGGGGCCGACGACGGCACTGGCGAGGTGCTCGTCCGCCGGAACGACGCCGTCACGATCGACGAGATCCGCGACCTCGACCCGGACGGGATCGTCGTCTCGCCTGGGCCCGGCACCCCGGAGGACGCGGGCGTTTCGGTCCCGATCTTCACCGACCTCTCGATTCCCACGCTCGGGGTCTGCCTGGGCCACCAGGCGCTTTGCGCCGCGAACGGCGCGGCCGTCGGCCACGCCGAGGCGGTCGTCCACGGCAAGCCCTCGACCATCGAACACGACGGCCGCGGGCTGTTCGCCGACCTGCCCGAGCAGTTCCAGGTGGGGCGGTACCACTCGCTGGCCGTCGAGCGCGGCGACCTGCCGGACGTCCTCGAAGAGACGGCCTGGACCGTCGAGAGCGGGACGGAACCGCGCGTCGTCATGGGTGTGCGCCACCGCGAGCGCCCCCACTACGGCGTGCAGTTCCACCCCGAGAGCATCCTGACCGACGCGGGCAAGCGACTGATCGCCAATTTCTGTACCCGATGTCAGCATACACCTACCACGTAGACGGCGAACTGGTCCCGGCCGACGAGGCCACCGTCAGCGTCCGCGATCGCGGGTTCATGTACGGCGACGCGGCCTTCGAGACGCTGCGGGCCTACGGCGGCACGGTCTTCGAGTGGGCGGCCCACGAGGACCGGCTCAGAAACACCTGTGACCTGCTCGGGTTCGCCGACGCGGTCCCGGACGACCTCCGCGAGCGCGTCCGGGCGACCCTCGACGCCAACGACCTCGCGGACGCCTACGTCCGGCTGTCGGTCTCCAGAGGGGTCCAGCCCGGGAAACTGACGCCCGATCCGGACGTGGACCCGACGGTGGTCGTGATCGTCAAAGAGCTCCCCCGGGGCGGCGTCGACGGGACGACGCCCTGGGACGATCCCGCCGTCGTCCAGACGGTCAAGACCCGGCGGACGCCCGACGCGGCGGTCCCCGCGGCCGCGAAGACGCACAACTACCTGAACGGGATCCGCGCCCGGCTGGAACTCCGCCGGGCCGCCACCGACGAGTTCCGGGCCGACGAGGCGCTCCTCCGGACGACCGACGACGCCGTCGCCGAGGGCGCGACGAGCAACGTCTGCTTCGTCGACGGCGGCGTCCTCAAGACCCCCAGCGAGGACTGCGACGTCCTGCCGGGCGTGACCCGTGACGTGGTCGTGGACCTGGCCCGCGAGGAGGAGTTCCGCGTCGAGACCGGCGAGTACGGCGTCGACGAGGTGCGCGAGGCCGATGAGGCGTTCCTGACGAACACGACCTGGGAGATCAGACCGATCGCGAGCGTCGACGGCATCGAGATCGGGACCGGGCCGATGACGAAACTCCTGACTCGGCTGTTCGACGAGCGGGTCGAGCGGCGGCACTACCAGCGCGACGAGTGAGCCGAGGCGGCGGCCTCAGACCACGTCCTCGCGTTCGACGCCGGGGATCTCGAGGACCAGATCCGCGCCGTAGGCGCCGGCCGGCGTCTGGTAGCCGGCGGGGGCGTCGCCGTCGAGGACGCGCTCTGCGATTTCCAGGGACGACTCGACGGTGAGCTTGTAGGTTTCGGGCGTCTCCAGCCGCGAGACGGCGCGGTTGCCGTCCGCGTCGGTCACTTCCCCCCAGACGTACCCTCGCCCTCGTTCCCGGGTGCGCTCGCCCGGGCCTGACACGGCCGCATCGACGAGCCCCTGGAGCGTCGACTTCACCGGGCCGACGTCGAGCAGCGGTGCGAGGGGACGAGAGCCTCGCATCGCCCAGATAGCTGGCTCGGGGGCAGCCATGTACACCTCGATGTTGGGGATGCCGGTGGTGTGGTACCCGGTCACCACGTCGCCCCATGGAATGGTGACCGCCGAGCGCTCCCCCGAGCCGAAGTCGATCCGCCGGGTCCGGTAGGCGGTCGGCACCGACTCGAGCAGGCCGTCCCGGCGGACGTACCCGCCGTCGCCGGCGTAGTTCAGCATCGTCTTCATCGTCCCCGGCGAGATGTCGGCCAGCCCCTTGAACGCCAGCGCGAGGTGGGTGGCGTCGGGGAGTCGCTCCGCGAGGTGAGCGGCCAGGCAGTCCGTCGGAACCACGTCGAAGCCCACGCCCGACATGAGCATCACGTCGGCCTCGGTGGCCCGGTCGTCGTACCCGGCGACGCCCTCGAACACGTCGATCTCGCCGGTGATGTCGAGGTAGTGCGTCCCGGCTTCGAGTGCGGCTTCGACCATCGGTTCGTAGGTCCGGACGAACGGGCCGGCGCAGTTGAGGACGACGTCGTAGTCCGCCAGCCGGTCTGCGACCGCGTCGACGTCGTCGAGGTCGAAGGCAGCCATCTCACAGTTTAACTCGGCGGCCTGCTCGGTGAGTTCGCGCTCGTCACGGCCGGCGAGCGTCGGGTCCAGCCCCCGTTCGGTCGCGACCTCTGCGATCAGTTCCCCCGTGTACCCGTAGGAGCCGTAGAGCAGCAGTTCGGACATACCGGGCTGTCGCGGGTCTCCCCCGTTAAGGTAGCGCCCCAATTCTCGCGTCCGGTTTAAACGACCGCCGCAACCGCGACGAACCGAGGCGTTGAAACACGGGACGTTCGACGATCCGGTATGGACGAGGACAGCCGGATCGCGGCCGTCGACGAGGTGCCGACGGACTCGACCTTCCTGTTCCGGGTCCGCGATCTGGACGGGGACGAGGAGCGGGAGGCGATCCTGCTCCGGATCGTGGACGGCGAGGACGAGCGAGACGCGTACGAACGGAGTGAGTCCTCGGAACCGGCGAGCGGGGAGGAACGAAGTGACGACCCGCGAGACGACGCGGGCGAGATCGCCTGCTGGCTGAACTACTGCCAGCACTTCACGCACATCAAACTCGACAAGGGATCGGGCGCGCCGATGCGCGACGGGGAAGTCGTCTGCGCGAACCACGGGGCCTACTTCGAGGGCGATTCCGGCCTCTGTACCTACGGCCCGTGCGAGGGGGCGTACCTTGAGGGCGTCGAGGTCGAGGTCCGCGAGGGCGCCGTCTACCTGACCGACGCGGATTACGACTTCGTCGGCGTCGGGCCCGGCGAGGAAGACGATCTGGACCTGTCCTCGAAGTCGAACTACGAGTTCTGATCGGGACGCCGGTTCTGGCTCACCTGGAGGCCGCGAGCGGTCCCCACGAGCACCATCAGGGCGCCGACGAACACGAGCACGACGGTCCCCAGCAACACGAAGATGGAGTCGCCGAAGGTGAGACCGGCCGCGAGCAGCGCCGGCAGTCCGACCACGAAGAAGGCCCCGAGGAGGACCGAGACCCGTTGCGCTCTGGTGAACGGTTGCTCGCGCAGGAGTCGGTAGGGCGAGCGGCCGGGAACGGCGAGGCCGGCGGCGGTGACGGTCAGTCCACCGACGATGCCGACGAAGGAGACCAGCAGCGTGTCACCGCCCCAGCCGGGCGTCTGGCCGCGTTGCTGGGGGAGTCGCTCCTCCTGCCCGCTCTCCAGCAGGCCGGTCAGCAGCGACGGAAAGGCGAGCGTCACGATACCGGCGACGAGCACCGTGATCCCCCCGACCACGAGCGCCGTCCGCACGGTTGCGCCCAGTGTCCCGCGCACGTTCCCCGTATCCCCGTTGAACGCCCTATAGTTTGCTACTCGTGACTGTCACTCGATACGGAAGATCGGTTCCCCCACGTCCTCGCTCTTGCACTCGGGGCACCGACTCGGGCGATTCACCAGGTCGTCGAACTCCTCGAACCCGCAGTCGCGACAGGTCGGTGGCGCGACCAGCAACTGTTCGTCGGTGTGTTCGAGCGACTGAGCGATGTGCTCGACGTGGGTGAGCGCCGTGCTCGTCACGATGTCGAACTCCCGGGCGATGGCGGCGGCGGCCATCGGCTCCTCGCGGAGTCGGTCGGTCACGCGCTGGCGGGTCGTCCGGTCCGTCTTCGCCTCGCGCATGCCGGTCGTTTGGGTCCAATTCACATACTTCTTCTGGACGGCGCAACCGGTGACGGCGCCGGGGAGGCGGCGTACACCCGTCAAACGGCGGTCCAAAAAGAACTTAGCCCCGTAGGGCGACCCACCGCGCATGGAAGCTGTTGTTCTCGCCGGGGGTTACGCGACGCGGCTGTGGCCGGTCACGAAGCATCGGCCCAAGATGCTCCTCCCGGTGGGGGAGACGACCGTCATCGATCGCATTCTGACCGAACTGGAGTCCGACGACCGGATCGACGACGTCTACGTCAGCACGAACGAGCGCTTCGGCCCCGACTTCGAGGCCCACGTCGAGAAGGAGGGCTACGAGAAGCCCCAGCTGTCCATCGAGGAGACCACCGAGGAAGACGAGAAGTTCGGCGTCGTCGGTGCGCTCGCCCAGCTTGTCGAGCGCGAGGACGTCGACGACGACCTGCTCGTGATCGCTGGCGACAACCTCATGGGCTTTTCCGTCTCCGACTTTCTCGACTACTTCGAGGAAAAATCGTCACCGACGCTGGCGGCCTACGACGTCGGGTCCCGGGAGAAGGCCAAATCCTACGGCCTGGTCGAACTCGACGGTGATCGCGTGGTCGACTTCCAGGAGAAGCCCGACGAGCCCAACAGCACGCTGGTCTCGATCGCCTGCTACGCCTTCCCCGCCGAGAGCATCCGCTTCGCCGAGTACCTCGAGGGCGGCAACAACCCCGACGAGCCCGGCTGGTTCCTCCAGTGGCTCCAGTCCCGCGACGACGTCTACGCCTTCACCTTCGACGACGCCTGGTACGACATCGGCACGCCCGAGAGCTACCTCGAGGCCGTCGCCTGGGAACTCGACGGCGGGCAACTGGTCGCCGAGAGCGCCACCGTCGAGGGCTCGACGATCGGCGAGAACGTCCACGTCCTCCCCCGCGCCGAGGTCCGGGACTCGACCGTCGAGTCCGCGGTCGTCTTCCCCGACGCCGTCATCGAGGACTGCGAGATTCGCGACTCCATCATCGACAAGGACACCCACGTCGAGAATCTGGACCTCGCGGGCGCGCTCATCGGCGCGCACACCCAGATCACCAACGGCTGACGTCCGATTCCGCCGCTACTTCTCGGCGGTCGCCGTCATCCGACCGGCGAGTTCGCTCGCGATAGCCAGCCCGTACTCCAGTGGCAACGGGGCGGTGACGGCGTCGCTCTCGGCCGCCCACTCACCGTAGGCGTCCCGGTCGACGAAGACGTTCCCGTACGGGCAGGTGTACCCGTACATCTCCTCGGGCGCGTACGGCGGATCGCCCGAGGCCGTCGCGTCGACGCCGAAGGAGAACACGGCCGTCTCGGGCGTCGCGTGGACGGTGCCGTCCGCCGTCACCTCGAAGCGGACCGTCTCACCCGAGGTCGGACACTCCGAGGTGACGGTGCCGGCTTCGCCGGTGAGGAAGGGGACGATCATCGGGTCGTAGACGCACTGGTAGGCCTGGCGCTCGCCGTCGGCCGTCAGGACGTGGGGCGATTCCTCGGTCGTGCAGAGGTCTTCGGGGCCCAGCGGGTCCTTGGCCGTGGGTTCGACGGCGAAAGTCACCGCGCCCAGCAAGTCCGCCGCGGTCTCGACCCCGTCGACGCCGTACAATTCGGCGATCGCGTCGCCCAGTCGCTCGGGGAGTTCGACGGTCGCCGCGTCCGTCGTCGGTTCGATCCGTATCGCGTCAGTGTTCGTGGTCATGGATTCCGCCACCATTACTTCGAAGACCGAAGTTATTAAGCTGTGAAGTCCAAAGTATAGGACCAACTGCGAGGACTCGAACTCATGACGGAGATCAGCTGTGACCTGGAGGACGGCGGGTGTTACTGCCTGCTGTCGGACGTGATGGAACTGCTCGGGAAGAAGTACGTGATGGACCTGGTGTGCATCGTCGCGATGCACGGGCGGGCGCGGTTCGGCGAGATCGAGTCGCACCTGCCGGGCGCGAGCACGTCGACGCTCTCGACGCGGCTGGACGAACTGGAAGCTGCTGGGCTCGTCCGGCGCGAGCAGTACGACGAGATCCCGCCCCGCGTCGAGTACGAACTGACGCCGGAAGGAGCGGAACTCGGCGAGCGGCTGGAGCCCGTCCTCGAGTGGGTGCGCGAGTACGACGGCTCGAGCGGCTAATTAGGCCAGCCAGGCGTCTTCGATCTCGACGTACCCACGCGACCCCTCCCACACCGGCTCGTACTCCAGTTCGATCGCGCGGTCCATGTGCGGGCCGTCGGTCACCAGCGTCTCGAACTCGCCGCCCTCGCCCAGAATGTGCACGCCGTACTCGTCGTTGAGCGCTTCGAGTTCCGCGAGTGCATCGCGGTCCAGCGTCCGGCCGAGCCAGGACTCGTCCAGCCCGTAGGCCGCCACCTGGACGATCCGGATCTCGAAGCCGGCGTCGAGCATCGCGTCGGCCAGTTCGCGCGGGTCCTCCTGCCAGAGCGGCGCGTACACCTCGGCGCCGAGCCGGTCGGCCATCGCCTCGATGCGGCTGGTCTGGTACTCGCTCTCGACCGCGCCCGCGGTCACCCCCGCGAGACCGCCGTCGAGGTCCTCATCCAGTTCCCAGAGCGCGGCCTCCAGCGGTTCGAGTTCCGCGTCGCCCTGGACCCCCGAATCGGTGGCCGCCTCGGCGTCGAAGTCCGCTGGCTCCACGCCGACGAGTTCGATCCCGACGCTCTCGGCGGCCAGCGCGGCCAGGTCCGTCGCCGGGACGTGGTACATGT
Above is a genomic segment from Halorientalis sp. LT38 containing:
- a CDS encoding sodium:calcium antiporter, which encodes MTGLRHPLTAVAATVSLTLPWVAVRVTGTGLGTTTTVLLSGVAVLGASFLLAWGAETAEKDVPRSFAIAVLAVLAVAPEYAVDALYAWNAGAGGATAEACAGLTAAQVEAQATPVAAACHDANLAIANMTGANRILIGIGWAGIAVFTVWRAVKTKDTAVKQRDGRLRDAVRLDDDIATEITFLFLATAWAFAVPFGGGIGLFDTLFLVGLYVAYIGLILKSDVEQSDHTVGVPRYLQGWARPWRPLAVLVLFGYSGVMIFTAVEPFAHGLELIGLENGIPEFFMIQWVAPLASESPELIVVAVLVNKARSTAGFNALISSKLNQWTLLIGTIAVVYSIALGAYGTLPFDSRQAAEIWITAAQSYFALAILCNFEISIREAIALFSLFISQVVLEFALIRDVLTLPISSEELLLAYTGLYLLLGTALFVHRRSALRRLFGLAGDAVRTAFGRDPRYLEGAD
- the aroE gene encoding shikimate dehydrogenase, which produces MDVYGLIGNPVGHSLSPPMHEAAYADLGIDARYVTFEPPADAGAAAVEAAATLGVSGLNVTIPFKQDVLTAVDPDPLAERIGAVNTIDFATDPPTGYNTDSVGATRALRSGGVELDGRAVVVGAGGAGRAVAFGLADEGMTVDIANRTEETAHDLAAEVPDATGHGLDALGDLVSDADVLVNCTSVGMKEDRSPVPAEALHADLGVLDAVYDPIETRLLRDAAAAGATTVDGARMLLFQGVEAFERWTDRDAPVEKMNVVLRERL
- a CDS encoding helix-hairpin-helix domain-containing protein, translated to MGLFKILKSVIGLGGSGSRTASGTAEPAPDNVDVSVEHEPEPDAETEAAVKGTDDATATESADTEAASTPATGSDPDATGEPEDEAEDATEPDVEADDGLDADADESDADTEPEADTEADADVEADEADVDADAEDADADVEADDADLDLENADAATDTIKGIGPSYAETLTDIGIESVGDLAAADAADVADQTDLSEKRVGRWIARARGEDE
- the pabB gene encoding aminodeoxychorismate synthase, component I codes for the protein MTTPTVATDRAAFRRVADGVAPGTRVPVECRVTVADPFEAYRRARTGDGDGGTYLETTGGQSGWGYFGVDPIDWVTVDPGDGPALAALGERLAAESLARGDCEVPYPCGGIGWLSYDLVRDLEALPSDAERDRELPRLQLALYDRLASWEEPRGEETELRVTACPRVDPDGERGRSVDAAYDHGLARAEDLIERATAGDPSVGSPPVDAETARFESDCGRAAFADRVRRVKEYVRDGETFQANVSQRLRAPAAVHPVEAFDALRRVNPAPYSALVEFPGVDLVSASPELLLEREGDRLVTEPIAGTRPRGDTPGADERLERDLLTDEKERAEHAMLVDLERNDLGKVSEYGSVDVTDYRRVDRYSEVMHLVSEVRGRLREGADLAEAIAAVFPGGTITGAPKPRTMEIIDEVEATRRGPYTGSVGIFGFDGRATLNIVIRTLVRYGDEYHLRVGAGIVHDSEPDREYEETLDKARALVSAVDEALGRRGDLAVERTSADGAESAGETESDGEVES
- a CDS encoding anthranilate synthase component II, which gives rise to MRVLVIDNYDSFAYNLVQYIGDVITSPGTPTQSGDVGEVLTDPQWGVADDGGADDGTGEVLVRRNDAVTIDEIRDLDPDGIVVSPGPGTPEDAGVSVPIFTDLSIPTLGVCLGHQALCAANGAAVGHAEAVVHGKPSTIEHDGRGLFADLPEQFQVGRYHSLAVERGDLPDVLEETAWTVESGTEPRVVMGVRHRERPHYGVQFHPESILTDAGKRLIANFCTRCQHTPTT
- a CDS encoding aminotransferase class IV, with the protein product MSAYTYHVDGELVPADEATVSVRDRGFMYGDAAFETLRAYGGTVFEWAAHEDRLRNTCDLLGFADAVPDDLRERVRATLDANDLADAYVRLSVSRGVQPGKLTPDPDVDPTVVVIVKELPRGGVDGTTPWDDPAVVQTVKTRRTPDAAVPAAAKTHNYLNGIRARLELRRAATDEFRADEALLRTTDDAVAEGATSNVCFVDGGVLKTPSEDCDVLPGVTRDVVVDLAREEEFRVETGEYGVDEVREADEAFLTNTTWEIRPIASVDGIEIGTGPMTKLLTRLFDERVERRHYQRDE
- a CDS encoding saccharopine dehydrogenase family protein, yielding MSELLLYGSYGYTGELIAEVATERGLDPTLAGRDERELTEQAAELNCEMAAFDLDDVDAVADRLADYDVVLNCAGPFVRTYEPMVEAALEAGTHYLDITGEIDVFEGVAGYDDRATEADVMLMSGVGFDVVPTDCLAAHLAERLPDATHLALAFKGLADISPGTMKTMLNYAGDGGYVRRDGLLESVPTAYRTRRIDFGSGERSAVTIPWGDVVTGYHTTGIPNIEVYMAAPEPAIWAMRGSRPLAPLLDVGPVKSTLQGLVDAAVSGPGERTRERGRGYVWGEVTDADGNRAVSRLETPETYKLTVESSLEIAERVLDGDAPAGYQTPAGAYGADLVLEIPGVEREDVV
- a CDS encoding Rieske (2Fe-2S) protein, whose amino-acid sequence is MDEDSRIAAVDEVPTDSTFLFRVRDLDGDEEREAILLRIVDGEDERDAYERSESSEPASGEERSDDPRDDAGEIACWLNYCQHFTHIKLDKGSGAPMRDGEVVCANHGAYFEGDSGLCTYGPCEGAYLEGVEVEVREGAVYLTDADYDFVGVGPGEEDDLDLSSKSNYEF
- a CDS encoding transcriptional regulator, with translation MREAKTDRTTRQRVTDRLREEPMAAAAIAREFDIVTSTALTHVEHIAQSLEHTDEQLLVAPPTCRDCGFEEFDDLVNRPSRCPECKSEDVGEPIFRIE
- a CDS encoding NDP-sugar synthase; amino-acid sequence: MEAVVLAGGYATRLWPVTKHRPKMLLPVGETTVIDRILTELESDDRIDDVYVSTNERFGPDFEAHVEKEGYEKPQLSIEETTEEDEKFGVVGALAQLVEREDVDDDLLVIAGDNLMGFSVSDFLDYFEEKSSPTLAAYDVGSREKAKSYGLVELDGDRVVDFQEKPDEPNSTLVSIACYAFPAESIRFAEYLEGGNNPDEPGWFLQWLQSRDDVYAFTFDDAWYDIGTPESYLEAVAWELDGGQLVAESATVEGSTIGENVHVLPRAEVRDSTVESAVVFPDAVIEDCEIRDSIIDKDTHVENLDLAGALIGAHTQITNG
- the merB gene encoding organomercurial lyase — its product is MTTNTDAIRIEPTTDAATVELPERLGDAIAELYGVDGVETAADLLGAVTFAVEPTAKDPLGPEDLCTTEESPHVLTADGERQAYQCVYDPMIVPFLTGEAGTVTSECPTSGETVRFEVTADGTVHATPETAVFSFGVDATASGDPPYAPEEMYGYTCPYGNVFVDRDAYGEWAAESDAVTAPLPLEYGLAIASELAGRMTATAEK
- a CDS encoding winged helix-turn-helix transcriptional regulator, whose amino-acid sequence is MTEISCDLEDGGCYCLLSDVMELLGKKYVMDLVCIVAMHGRARFGEIESHLPGASTSTLSTRLDELEAAGLVRREQYDEIPPRVEYELTPEGAELGERLEPVLEWVREYDGSSG
- a CDS encoding diphthine--ammonia ligase, whose translation is MAAEGAWVGLFSGGKDSSWALYRALERGLPVERLVTVHPEGDSYMYHVPATDLAALAAESVGIELVGVEPADFDAEAATDSGVQGDAELEPLEAALWELDEDLDGGLAGVTAGAVESEYQTSRIEAMADRLGAEVYAPLWQEDPRELADAMLDAGFEIRIVQVAAYGLDESWLGRTLDRDALAELEALNDEYGVHILGEGGEFETLVTDGPHMDRAIELEYEPVWEGSRGYVEIEDAWLA